The following are encoded in a window of Brevibacillus sp. DP1.3A genomic DNA:
- a CDS encoding MFS transporter, with amino-acid sequence MEMSTLATNNSLWKNGSFVRLWSGTLFSAMADGAFFILLNWYIVNAMGSGAILGTTLICLSIPRLLFMLAGGVAADRLNRKWIMFSSLLVRGIILACFSLLMLQGNSDWFPVSLYVMAALFGTVDAFFWPARSSILPSLVSREQLAPANSLMELCHQISMVAGPVVTALLIGTVSYPIMFMILACTFFVGTLFVLSLHSHSNTKDTTSESTTESRASSYFKDIVGGIRFTYSIPILALILTTSLFTNMMFSGPVNMIIPIHVNDLGWDGSAFSSLSTSLGVGMIVGGILTALFKGFRGKFMLLPVILGCMGVGISSYYFIEELSFGLVSHFLIGMALSMTNIPFITYIQSIVPANMLGRVMSLLSLMSVGFGPVSYALCSFLLAKNITTPGLLLFFGGITFVSISLSLFFFRSFRKMEQHPNWKRPMVEEQQLPATLSS; translated from the coding sequence ATGGAGATGAGCACTCTGGCGACAAATAATTCCCTGTGGAAAAATGGATCGTTTGTCCGATTATGGAGCGGCACTTTATTTTCGGCAATGGCTGACGGAGCTTTCTTCATCCTGCTCAACTGGTATATCGTGAATGCCATGGGCTCAGGAGCAATCCTAGGCACGACTTTGATTTGTCTGTCCATCCCCCGTCTCCTCTTTATGCTGGCGGGCGGGGTGGCTGCTGATCGTTTGAATCGAAAATGGATTATGTTTTCCTCCCTTTTGGTTAGAGGAATTATTTTAGCCTGCTTCAGTTTGCTTATGCTTCAAGGAAATAGCGACTGGTTCCCAGTGAGCCTGTACGTCATGGCAGCTTTATTCGGAACAGTCGATGCATTTTTTTGGCCAGCACGCAGCTCGATTCTGCCCTCTCTTGTCTCTCGAGAACAACTTGCACCAGCTAACAGCTTAATGGAACTATGCCATCAGATTAGCATGGTTGCCGGACCGGTAGTTACTGCCTTATTAATTGGAACCGTTAGTTATCCGATCATGTTTATGATCTTGGCATGCACCTTCTTCGTAGGAACACTCTTTGTACTCTCTCTCCATTCACACTCAAACACCAAAGATACGACTTCAGAGTCTACAACAGAATCAAGGGCAAGCTCCTATTTCAAAGATATCGTGGGAGGAATTCGTTTTACGTATTCAATCCCGATCCTCGCACTTATTTTAACAACATCACTGTTCACCAACATGATGTTCTCCGGCCCAGTTAACATGATCATTCCCATTCATGTAAATGACCTCGGATGGGACGGGAGTGCTTTTAGTTCACTCAGTACCTCACTTGGAGTGGGCATGATTGTCGGCGGTATTTTGACTGCATTGTTTAAAGGATTCCGTGGAAAATTTATGTTACTCCCTGTCATTCTCGGATGTATGGGAGTTGGAATCAGCTCGTATTATTTCATTGAGGAGCTTTCCTTTGGACTTGTCTCTCATTTTCTCATTGGAATGGCACTCAGTATGACGAATATTCCGTTCATCACCTACATTCAAAGTATCGTCCCTGCCAACATGCTCGGTCGTGTCATGTCATTGCTTTCCTTGATGTCCGTCGGCTTCGGGCCAGTCAGCTATGCACTGTGCTCCTTTCTTCTCGCCAAAAACATCACAACACCGGGGCTTCTATTATTCTTTGGCGGTATCACCTTTGTAAGTATCAGCCTTAGCCTGTTCTTTTTCCGCTCGTTCCGGAAAATGGAGCAGCACCCGAACTGGAAGCGACCTATGGTAGAGGAGCAGCAGCTTCCTGCCACCCTCTCTTCTTAA